A single region of the Solwaraspora sp. WMMD791 genome encodes:
- a CDS encoding 3'(2'),5'-bisphosphate nucleotidase CysQ codes for MSTPPVTDAAFARWLAGRAGESLLQVRQELGYADPAALKAAGDKISHDLLRTELARWRPADAVLSEEDDGSRQALSAEDSADAGPSRLTADRVWIIDPLDGTREFSEEGRADWAVHVALWSRNGSTPHRLVAGAVGLPAQHRTISTEHPPPYPPMPAPGAGGGAIRLAASRSRPPAFVTALAADLDAELVPMGSAGAKIAAVIAGDADAYVHAGGQYEWDSAAPVAVATATGLHASRIDGSPLRYNEANPRLPDLVVCRRDLASKLLAALRQHLQVS; via the coding sequence GGCTCGCCGGGCGCGCCGGCGAGTCGCTGCTACAGGTCCGCCAGGAGCTGGGGTATGCCGACCCGGCCGCTCTCAAGGCGGCCGGTGACAAGATCTCGCACGACCTGCTCCGCACCGAGCTGGCCCGCTGGCGGCCGGCGGACGCGGTGCTGTCGGAGGAGGACGACGGTTCCCGTCAGGCCCTGTCGGCGGAGGATTCCGCCGACGCCGGCCCGTCGCGGCTGACCGCCGACCGGGTCTGGATCATCGATCCGCTCGACGGTACCCGGGAGTTCTCCGAGGAGGGTCGCGCCGACTGGGCGGTGCACGTGGCGCTCTGGTCCCGCAACGGGTCCACCCCGCACCGGCTGGTCGCCGGAGCGGTGGGGCTGCCGGCCCAGCACCGCACGATCAGCACCGAGCATCCGCCGCCGTACCCGCCGATGCCGGCCCCCGGTGCCGGTGGCGGCGCGATCCGGCTGGCCGCCAGCCGTAGCCGCCCGCCGGCGTTCGTCACGGCGCTCGCCGCCGACCTGGACGCCGAGCTGGTGCCGATGGGGTCGGCCGGGGCCAAGATCGCTGCGGTGATCGCCGGTGACGCCGACGCCTATGTGCACGCCGGCGGCCAGTACGAATGGGATTCGGCTGCCCCTGTCGCCGTGGCTACCGCCACCGGCCTGCACGCCTCGCGGATCGACGGATCCCCGTTGCGGTACAACGAGGCCAACCCGCGACTGCCGGATCTGGTGGTCTGTCGACGAGATCTTGCCAGCAAACTGCTCGCAGCGTTGCGGCAGCATCTGCAGGTATCCTGA
- the cysD gene encoding sulfate adenylyltransferase subunit CysD, translating into MSGATAYRVSHLDALESESIFVMREVVAELERPVLLFSGGKDSIVMLRLAQKAFAPARIPFPVMHVDTGHNFQEVLDYRDRRVDELGLQLVVASVPEALESGLVHESPDGMRNRIQTPVLLAAVEKYRFDALFGGARRDEEKARAKERVFSFRDEFGQWDPKNQRPELWSLYNGRHHPGESIRVFPLSNWTELDVWHYIAREQIELPSIYFAHEREVIERDGMLYAVNEFIQPRSGETPFIEQVRYRTVGDASCTAAVRSPADTVDKVIDEVAATRITERGATRGDDRVSEAAMEDRKREGYF; encoded by the coding sequence ATGAGTGGCGCCACCGCGTACCGTGTCTCCCACCTCGACGCGCTGGAGTCGGAGAGCATCTTCGTCATGCGCGAGGTCGTCGCCGAGCTGGAGCGCCCGGTGCTGCTCTTCTCCGGCGGCAAGGATTCGATCGTGATGCTGCGCCTGGCGCAGAAGGCGTTCGCTCCGGCCCGGATCCCGTTCCCGGTGATGCATGTCGACACCGGGCACAACTTCCAGGAGGTGCTCGACTACCGGGACCGCCGGGTCGACGAGCTCGGCCTGCAGTTGGTCGTGGCCAGCGTGCCGGAGGCGCTCGAGTCCGGCCTGGTGCACGAGTCGCCCGACGGGATGCGTAACCGCATCCAGACCCCGGTGCTGCTGGCTGCGGTCGAGAAGTACCGGTTCGACGCCCTGTTCGGTGGGGCCCGCCGGGACGAGGAGAAGGCCCGGGCCAAGGAGCGGGTCTTCTCGTTCCGCGACGAGTTCGGCCAGTGGGACCCGAAGAACCAGCGGCCGGAGCTGTGGTCGCTGTACAACGGCCGGCACCACCCGGGTGAGTCGATCCGGGTCTTCCCGCTGTCGAACTGGACCGAGCTGGACGTGTGGCACTACATCGCCCGCGAGCAGATCGAGCTGCCGTCGATCTACTTCGCCCACGAGCGCGAGGTGATCGAACGCGACGGCATGCTGTACGCCGTCAACGAGTTCATCCAGCCCCGTTCCGGCGAGACCCCGTTCATCGAACAGGTCCGCTACCGTACGGTGGGTGACGCCTCCTGCACGGCGGCGGTGCGCTCCCCGGCGGACACCGTCGACAAGGTGATCGACGAGGTCGCCGCCACCCGGATCACCGAGCGCGGGGCGACCCGTGGCGACGACCGGGTCAGTGAGGCCGCCATGGAGGACCGCAAGCGGGAGGGCTACTTCTGA
- a CDS encoding GTP-binding protein has protein sequence MTVTADAPTTRAMDLLRFATAGSVDDGKSTLIGRLLYDTKSLFTDQLEAVEAVSAARGDEYTNLALLTDGLRAEREQGITIDVAYRYFATPRRKFIIADTPGHIQYTRNMVTGASTADLALILVDARKGLVEQSRRHAFLCSLLRVPHLVLCVNKMDLVDWDQSVFEAIADEFTTFAAKLEAPDLSVIPISALHGDNIATRSEKTPWYEGPSLLHHLEHVHIASDRNLVDVRFPVQYVIRPQSTVVTDYRGYAGQVASGVLKPGDEIMVLPSGLTSTIASIETADGPVDEAFPPMSVTVRLTDELDISRGDLICRPHNAPTPAQDIEAMICWMDESRPLQVGAKYAIKHTTRSARAVVRGVQYRLDVNSLHRDETASQLGLNDIGRVKFRTTVPLLTDEYRRNRTTGGFILVDESTNRTAAAGMIIEAG, from the coding sequence ATGACGGTGACGGCTGACGCCCCCACCACCCGGGCCATGGACCTGCTGCGGTTCGCCACCGCCGGCAGCGTCGACGACGGCAAGTCGACCCTGATCGGCCGGCTGCTCTACGACACCAAGTCGCTCTTCACCGACCAGCTGGAAGCGGTCGAGGCGGTCAGCGCGGCCCGGGGTGACGAGTACACCAACCTGGCGCTGCTGACCGACGGCCTGCGGGCCGAGCGGGAGCAGGGCATCACGATCGACGTCGCCTACCGCTACTTCGCCACCCCCCGGCGCAAGTTCATCATCGCCGACACCCCGGGGCACATCCAGTACACCCGCAACATGGTCACCGGTGCCTCCACGGCGGATCTGGCGTTGATCCTGGTCGACGCCCGTAAGGGTCTGGTCGAGCAGTCCCGCCGGCACGCGTTCCTCTGCTCGCTGCTGCGGGTGCCGCACCTGGTGCTCTGCGTCAACAAGATGGACCTGGTCGACTGGGACCAGTCGGTGTTCGAGGCGATCGCCGACGAGTTCACCACGTTCGCCGCCAAGCTGGAGGCGCCGGACCTGTCGGTCATTCCGATCTCCGCGCTGCACGGCGACAACATCGCCACCCGGTCGGAGAAGACCCCCTGGTACGAAGGCCCGTCGCTGCTGCACCACCTGGAGCACGTGCACATCGCCTCGGACCGTAACCTGGTCGACGTCCGGTTCCCGGTGCAGTACGTGATCCGGCCACAGTCGACGGTCGTCACCGACTACCGGGGCTACGCCGGGCAGGTCGCCTCCGGGGTGCTCAAGCCGGGCGACGAGATCATGGTGCTGCCGTCCGGGTTGACCAGCACCATCGCCAGCATCGAGACCGCCGACGGACCGGTCGACGAGGCGTTCCCGCCGATGTCGGTCACCGTACGCCTCACCGACGAGCTGGACATCTCCCGTGGCGACCTGATCTGCCGGCCGCACAACGCGCCCACCCCGGCCCAGGACATCGAGGCGATGATCTGCTGGATGGACGAGTCACGGCCGTTGCAGGTCGGTGCGAAGTACGCGATCAAGCACACCACCCGCAGCGCCCGCGCCGTGGTCCGTGGCGTGCAGTACCGGCTGGACGTCAACAGCCTGCACCGTGACGAGACGGCCAGCCAGCTCGGCCTCAACGACATCGGCCGGGTCAAGTTCCGCACCACGGTGCCGCTGCTGACCGACGAGTACCGGCGCAACCGCACCACCGGCGGGTTCATCCTGGTCGACGAGTCGACCAACCGGACCGCCGCCGCCGGCATGATCATCGAAGCCGGCTGA
- the galK gene encoding galactokinase, whose translation MTGLPGGPVAPQTPVTAGTSVARRATDGFIRRYGGPPAGVWAAPGRVNLIGEHTDYNDGFVLPFALPHRTVVAASPAEQAEPAEQADQGWTVWSEQSDEQIVISAADADRPGAVDGWGGYVAGVVWALREAGYAVPAARLAIASDVPLGAGLSSSAALEAAVLTALADLGGVGTDRLPVDQRPALAQRAENVYAGVPCGIMDQSASIRCRAGHALFLDCRSLEVDQIPFDLAAAGLAVLVVDTQAPHRHVSGEYAARRAACEQAATVLGVPALRDVGVDALPAALDRLPDDTTRRRVRHVVTENQRVRDTVALLHSGQVREIGPLLTASHASMRDDFEITVPEVDVAVTAALAAGAYGARMTGGGFGGCVLALVDADAAGTVAAAVAAAYADNGFATPVSFTALPCAGAERIH comes from the coding sequence GTGACCGGGCTGCCCGGCGGGCCGGTCGCGCCGCAGACACCGGTCACGGCCGGCACGTCGGTCGCCCGCCGCGCCACCGACGGCTTCATTCGGCGGTACGGCGGCCCCCCGGCCGGGGTCTGGGCCGCCCCGGGCCGGGTCAACCTGATCGGCGAACACACCGACTACAACGACGGCTTCGTGCTGCCGTTCGCCCTGCCGCACCGCACCGTCGTCGCGGCGAGCCCGGCGGAGCAGGCCGAGCCGGCAGAGCAGGCGGACCAGGGCTGGACGGTCTGGTCGGAGCAGTCCGACGAGCAGATCGTGATCAGTGCCGCCGACGCGGACCGGCCCGGCGCGGTCGACGGCTGGGGCGGCTACGTCGCCGGGGTCGTCTGGGCGTTGCGCGAGGCCGGGTACGCCGTACCGGCCGCCCGACTGGCGATCGCCTCCGACGTACCGCTGGGTGCCGGCCTGTCCTCGTCGGCCGCGCTGGAAGCGGCGGTGCTGACCGCCCTGGCCGACCTCGGCGGCGTCGGCACCGACCGGCTGCCGGTCGACCAGCGGCCGGCGCTCGCCCAGCGGGCGGAGAACGTCTACGCCGGGGTGCCCTGCGGGATCATGGACCAGTCGGCGTCGATCCGCTGCCGGGCCGGGCACGCCCTGTTCCTGGACTGCCGTTCCCTCGAGGTGGACCAGATCCCGTTCGACCTGGCCGCCGCCGGGCTGGCGGTGCTGGTCGTCGACACCCAGGCCCCGCACCGGCACGTCTCCGGCGAGTACGCCGCCCGGCGGGCCGCCTGCGAGCAGGCCGCGACGGTGCTCGGCGTACCGGCGTTGCGCGACGTCGGCGTCGACGCCCTGCCGGCGGCGCTGGACCGGCTGCCCGACGACACCACCCGTCGGCGGGTGCGCCACGTGGTCACCGAGAACCAGCGGGTCCGCGACACCGTCGCGCTGCTGCACTCCGGGCAGGTCCGCGAGATCGGGCCGCTGCTGACCGCCTCGCACGCCTCGATGCGCGACGACTTCGAGATCACCGTGCCGGAGGTGGACGTCGCGGTGACCGCGGCGCTGGCCGCCGGGGCGTACGGGGCCCGGATGACCGGCGGCGGGTTCGGCGGCTGTGTGTTGGCGCTGGTCGATGCCGACGCCGCCGGGACGGTGGCGGCCGCCGTCGCGGCGGCGTACGCCGACAACGGTTTCGCCACACCGGTCAGCTTCACCGCCCTGCCCTGTGCCGGAGCCGAACGGATCCACTAA
- the galE gene encoding UDP-glucose 4-epimerase GalE: protein MKLLVTGGAGYIGSVVTRLLIDAGHEVTVLDDLRTGHRVALAPEATFVEADVHDVATVLTPDAGFDGVLHFAALIAAGESVVHPEWYWRNNTVGSLALIDAVRAAGVSRFVFSSTAAVYGNPSEIPITESATKAPTNPYGATKLAVDMALTSEATAHGLAATSLRYFNVAGACLRPDGTALGERHEPETHLIPIALEVAAGRRDKLQLFGDDYPTPDGTCVRDYIHVEDLARAHLLALDAAVGGEHRIYNLGNGSGFSNREVVEVVRQVTGHPVPVEMSPRRPGDPATLVASSTRAHDELGWRPQKPTLAEMVADAWAFLPYRQVRS from the coding sequence GTGAAACTCCTGGTAACCGGCGGTGCCGGCTACATCGGCAGCGTGGTGACCCGGCTGCTGATCGACGCCGGGCACGAGGTGACGGTGCTCGACGACCTGCGTACCGGGCACCGGGTGGCGCTCGCCCCCGAGGCGACGTTCGTCGAGGCCGACGTGCACGACGTCGCGACCGTGCTCACCCCGGACGCCGGCTTCGACGGCGTGCTGCACTTCGCCGCGCTGATCGCCGCCGGCGAGTCGGTGGTCCACCCCGAGTGGTACTGGCGCAACAACACCGTCGGTTCACTGGCGCTGATCGACGCCGTCCGGGCCGCCGGGGTGTCGCGGTTCGTCTTCTCCTCCACCGCCGCCGTCTACGGCAACCCCAGCGAGATCCCGATCACCGAGTCCGCCACCAAGGCCCCGACCAACCCGTACGGTGCGACGAAACTCGCCGTCGACATGGCGCTGACCAGCGAGGCCACCGCGCACGGGCTCGCCGCGACGTCACTGCGCTACTTCAACGTCGCCGGTGCCTGCCTGCGCCCCGACGGCACCGCGCTGGGCGAACGCCACGAACCGGAGACCCACCTGATCCCGATCGCCCTGGAGGTCGCCGCCGGCCGCCGCGACAAGCTGCAGCTGTTCGGCGACGACTACCCGACCCCGGACGGCACCTGCGTCCGCGACTACATCCACGTCGAGGACCTCGCCCGCGCCCACCTGCTCGCCCTCGACGCCGCCGTCGGAGGCGAACACCGCATCTACAACCTGGGCAACGGCAGCGGCTTCTCCAACCGCGAGGTCGTCGAGGTCGTCCGACAGGTCACCGGCCACCCGGTGCCGGTGGAGATGTCCCCGCGTCGCCCCGGCGACCCGGCCACCCTGGTCGCCTCGTCGACCCGGGCACACGACGAACTCGGCTGGCGGCCGCAGAAACCCACGCTGGCCGAGATGGTCGCCGACGCCTGGGCGTTCCTGCCGTACCGGCAGGTGCGGTCGTGA